GCGCCAAGATCCACAACCCCAATCTGATCTATCCCGGCCAGACTTTTGTCTTGCCGCAAAAGACGCCGTGACGTCGGCAGTCTTGCTGCCGCGCGACGCGGTGGAGCTGCGAGGCGCATTCCCTCTTCCTCCCGTGCGCCATGATGTCACCGCCTTGGTTTGACAAAGCGACCTGACGGGCCACGCGCGGGCTGCGATGCTTTGACTCCCATGGAGCCGGAACCTTTGGTTCCCCAGCGCGTCATAACGATGCGAGGCGGCTTGGCGCGGGAGGAGGGCCAAGTGACCAAATCAGTGGTCAGGTCGGTGGTCATGTCGAGATCACGCATGGGACTGGCGCTGGCCGGCGCGACCCTGGCGATTCTGGCAGTGCTGTTGCCGAATACGGCGGAGGCGCAGTTTGGCCTGCGCGGCGGACCGCTCGGCGTTGCGCGCTTCGCCGTCGGCCACGTGCTCGGCCTGTCGCGCCTGCGCCACGCCCGCATGGCGGTGCGGAGCAGCCGCTACCGCACCGCGGCGCTGAGATCGCATGACCCGCGCGGCGCCGAGGCCGGCCAGCCCGCCAATCCCTACGCCTTGCGTGCTGCGCTCACCGCGCAAGCAGCGCTGTCGGGCTGGCATGGCGGCCGCCGTCCGCAAGGCTGGTGGCGCCATCCCGACGGCAGCTACGGATGGGCCGGCCCGGTGTTCTGGCCGTTCGCGCATGATGATCTCACCACCGCAATCATCTTCGGCGACCAGACCAGCCTTTCGCTTTATGGCTACGGCGACATCTACGCCGCGATCTTCGTGCCCTATGCGACGGCCGAGCTCGTCGCGTACACCGAGCCACAGGGACGTCGTGCGCGCAAAATCCCGACGGCGCAAAATATCTGCGATGCCAGCGACACCGGCGGTCTTCCGCTCGACCGCATCGTGGCCGCCGTGCAGCCGAACGAAACGCAGCGCACGGCGCTCGACGCGCTCGCGACCGCCTGGACCGCGGCGCGCGATACCATCCGCGCCGCCTGCCCGGCACAGGCGCCTGCGAATGCAGCCGCTCGCCTCGAGCTGATGCAGACCCGGCTCGAAGCGATGATCAAGGCGACGGACGGAACTGCGCCGGCGCTCGAGAAATTCTATGGTCTGCTCGCCGACGAGCAGAAGGCAAAGTTCAACGCGCTCGGCAAGGACAGTCGTCGCGGCAAGGACATGCCGGCGGCGGCGTGCCAGGCCGGCGCGGAGCCGCAATTTGACGAGCAGGCGCAGCGCCAGTACGAGCAGCTCGTGAAGCAGCAATGGCCTATAGAGGACATCGCCTCCACTTTGCGTCTCGACGACATCGGTCGCGCCCGGCTCGACGTGCTCCAGGACACCACGCTGCGGACCATGCAGACGCTGAGCGCATGCCCGCCGACGGCCGCGCTCACGCCGCGGGCCCGCCTCGCGGCGGTCAAGGCACGGCTCGAAGCCATGCTGCAGGCGGTGAAAGGCGTGAGCGATGCGCTCGACGATTTCGAGGCAGACTTCAACGACGAGCAGAAGGCGCAGTTCGAAGCAATGGGGCCGAAGCGTGGGGCGTGAGCTGAGCGTCGCGCCTGATTCCGCGGTATGGGTGCTGCTTTCGCCAGGACGCCCCTGAGGCACGATCCTGCGCTCCTCACGGCTAACGGAGCCGAATGATTCACATCCTCCGCCGCGCCGCCGACGCATCCACCACGTTCTCGACTTCGTCGCGCCAGGACAGGATCTCCATCGCGAGCACGGGGTGGTTAAAACCCTTGAGCTGGAGGTCGTCGAGCGCGCGCGCTTCGACCCAAGGCTCGACCATGCCGTAGACGCGGCGGCTGACCACGATCTGGCCGGCCTTGG
The DNA window shown above is from Bradyrhizobium sp. CB1650 and carries:
- a CDS encoding Spy/CpxP family protein refolding chaperone, with the translated sequence MSRSRMGLALAGATLAILAVLLPNTAEAQFGLRGGPLGVARFAVGHVLGLSRLRHARMAVRSSRYRTAALRSHDPRGAEAGQPANPYALRAALTAQAALSGWHGGRRPQGWWRHPDGSYGWAGPVFWPFAHDDLTTAIIFGDQTSLSLYGYGDIYAAIFVPYATAELVAYTEPQGRRARKIPTAQNICDASDTGGLPLDRIVAAVQPNETQRTALDALATAWTAARDTIRAACPAQAPANAAARLELMQTRLEAMIKATDGTAPALEKFYGLLADEQKAKFNALGKDSRRGKDMPAAACQAGAEPQFDEQAQRQYEQLVKQQWPIEDIASTLRLDDIGRARLDVLQDTTLRTMQTLSACPPTAALTPRARLAAVKARLEAMLQAVKGVSDALDDFEADFNDEQKAQFEAMGPKRGA